A genomic region of Leptospira mtsangambouensis contains the following coding sequences:
- a CDS encoding glycosyltransferase, which translates to MINLHWVNYFVSSEDIGKLLLLGKKIVWTLHDEWPFTGGCHYTSGCQGYLSNCFDCLQVTPDLSNLPKFVHLEKQKYFSSRIDLITPSEWLSKKASVSPFFSKSRIRVIANSVESEWFAKFSKSDIREKFGYAEDCFLLGFGADSVSEIRKGLFYLLEALEILLKKENWKKAFDSKKIAVVFFGNYQNKNKELDKIADYLGSFTKDVQVSEIYQMLDLFVIPSLEDNLPNTMLESMASGTPVLGFPIGGLAETIVHNQNGFLTRAISGESLAEQIFDLWSNRSLLNKVGSVTSEYASKKFSMKKQAEEYRDFFLLDSGFRAYDLSEKGKETAVDNEKLKQMEFQLKKTYNNFLKNSPLRKRILNLLFRSLKVNDFFLRRAKRKLSA; encoded by the coding sequence GTGATAAATCTGCATTGGGTAAATTATTTTGTTTCTTCAGAAGATATTGGAAAACTTCTTCTTTTAGGGAAAAAAATAGTCTGGACTTTGCATGATGAGTGGCCTTTTACCGGTGGATGTCATTATACTTCAGGTTGCCAAGGTTACTTGAGCAATTGTTTCGATTGTTTACAAGTTACACCCGACCTTTCCAATTTACCAAAATTTGTTCATTTAGAGAAACAAAAATATTTTTCATCTAGGATAGATCTGATTACTCCCAGTGAGTGGTTATCTAAAAAAGCATCCGTTAGTCCTTTTTTTTCTAAATCAAGAATTAGGGTAATAGCCAATTCCGTTGAGTCTGAATGGTTTGCCAAATTTAGCAAATCTGATATTCGAGAAAAATTTGGATATGCTGAAGATTGTTTTTTGCTAGGATTTGGAGCTGACTCTGTTTCAGAAATAAGAAAGGGTCTTTTTTATCTTTTGGAAGCTTTGGAGATCTTGTTAAAAAAAGAAAATTGGAAGAAAGCATTTGATTCAAAAAAAATTGCTGTCGTTTTCTTTGGAAACTATCAAAATAAAAACAAAGAATTGGACAAAATTGCTGATTACTTGGGCTCGTTTACAAAAGATGTTCAGGTTTCCGAGATTTATCAGATGCTTGATTTATTTGTAATTCCTTCTCTTGAGGATAATCTTCCAAATACAATGTTAGAATCTATGGCTTCAGGTACACCTGTTTTAGGGTTCCCTATTGGTGGTTTAGCGGAAACGATAGTTCATAATCAAAATGGCTTCTTAACCAGAGCGATATCGGGAGAGAGTTTGGCTGAGCAGATTTTTGATTTATGGAGTAACCGCAGTTTGCTTAACAAAGTTGGGAGTGTTACTTCAGAATATGCTTCTAAAAAATTCTCAATGAAAAAACAAGCAGAAGAATATCGTGATTTTTTCTTATTGGATTCTGGATTTAGGGCGTATGATTTAAGTGAAAAAGGTAAAGAGACCGCAGTAGACAACGAAAAATTAAAGCAAATGGAGTTTCAGTTGAAAAAGACTTATAATAATTTTCTAAAAAATTCTCCCCTGCGTAAGAGAATTTTGAATTTACTCTTTCGAAGTCTTAAGGTGAATGATTTTTTTTTAAGAAGGGCAAAGCGAAAACTTTCCGCTTAG
- a CDS encoding glycosyltransferase family 2 protein codes for MISYIITTFNRGEKVLKTIQSILRQIPNQDEVEIVVVDGGSKDNTCKLVQDLADKVSNVRLIIEKAPGVMPSRHAGAKLAKGNILVYIEDDVQVSETHVKAIKEIFSDNQNQIATGPCEPDYLSTDFPIWYQSMWSTVSSIPNSKVNGWFSLMNLGDKVLEVDASYVWALNFAIRKTLLFELGGFHPDLSPPRWKAFQGDGESGLSLKASEKNISAIYHPGLKVLHEIQADRFDTKYVERRLFFQGISDSFTLLRKTRAVASLFSHYLALTLLSLRLAKRKIFRNELPVDLISEKARLKGFLFHQRSFRDDLKVQSWVLEESYIDKAVPEPSPIRFFDKLFLMV; via the coding sequence ATGATCAGCTATATTATAACAACGTTTAATCGAGGAGAAAAAGTCTTAAAAACAATTCAATCGATTTTAAGACAAATTCCTAATCAGGACGAAGTGGAAATTGTCGTTGTTGATGGTGGTTCCAAAGATAATACCTGCAAATTGGTTCAGGATTTAGCAGATAAAGTATCGAATGTTCGTTTAATTATTGAAAAGGCTCCTGGAGTAATGCCATCAAGGCATGCAGGTGCAAAACTAGCCAAGGGTAATATACTTGTTTATATAGAGGATGATGTTCAAGTATCAGAGACACATGTAAAAGCAATAAAGGAAATTTTTTCTGATAACCAGAATCAAATTGCAACTGGTCCATGTGAACCTGATTATCTATCGACTGATTTTCCTATTTGGTACCAATCTATGTGGTCAACGGTTTCTTCCATCCCTAATTCCAAGGTGAATGGTTGGTTTAGTCTTATGAATTTGGGAGATAAGGTTTTGGAAGTTGATGCTTCTTATGTTTGGGCATTAAATTTTGCGATCAGAAAAACTTTACTCTTTGAGTTGGGTGGTTTTCATCCTGATTTATCTCCCCCTAGATGGAAGGCGTTTCAAGGAGATGGAGAATCCGGCTTATCATTGAAGGCGAGTGAAAAAAATATCTCAGCAATCTACCATCCTGGTTTGAAAGTTTTGCATGAAATTCAAGCGGATCGATTTGATACTAAATATGTTGAAAGGCGATTATTTTTTCAAGGAATCTCTGATTCTTTTACATTGTTACGTAAAACCAGAGCGGTAGCTTCGTTATTTAGCCATTACCTAGCACTTACCTTATTATCTCTACGATTAGCTAAACGAAAAATTTTCAGAAATGAACTCCCTGTAGATTTAATTTCTGAAAAAGCAAGGTTAAAAGGATTTCTTTTTCACCAGAGATCGTTTCGCGATGATTTAAAAGTTCAATCTTGGGTGCTTGAAGAAAGTTACATTGATAAAGCAGTACCAGAGCCCAGTCCAATCCGATTTTTTGATAAACTCTTTTTGATGGTATAA
- a CDS encoding MBOAT family O-acyltransferase, which yields MFDIYRGEIFADRSFLRFSFYISFFPQLIAGPIVRYSDVFHSLTRLKSNHKEILDGLCLFAQGLGKKVIIANTLGIYADEVFSTDFSLFGSGVAWFAILSYSFQIYFDFSGYSDMAIGLGRIFGLKFPVNFNFPYSALSIQDFWRRWHISLSTWFRDYLYIPLGGNRIGKTRQFFNLILVFFCCGFWHGASWNFLIWGIYHGFFLVLERTGYQRILLMLPMFSKFLLNFALINIGWVFFRTETLADSISFIKVLFGENGIGIPQMISTFDFRWLLGMLISLVFAFEWRIFNIVANNVYLSRAFSVGVFMVSIFFLVANNYNPFIYFRF from the coding sequence TTGTTTGATATTTACAGAGGAGAAATCTTTGCAGATAGAAGTTTCCTTCGCTTTTCGTTTTATATTTCATTTTTTCCTCAGCTAATTGCAGGCCCAATTGTTCGATACAGTGATGTTTTTCATTCTTTAACAAGGTTAAAAAGTAATCACAAAGAAATCTTAGACGGTCTTTGTTTGTTTGCCCAGGGATTGGGAAAAAAAGTAATTATAGCGAATACCTTGGGAATCTATGCAGATGAAGTCTTTTCTACAGATTTTAGTTTGTTTGGTTCGGGTGTTGCCTGGTTTGCCATCCTTTCTTATAGTTTCCAAATCTATTTTGATTTTTCTGGTTATTCAGATATGGCGATAGGTTTGGGTCGGATTTTTGGGCTGAAATTTCCAGTAAATTTTAACTTTCCTTATTCGGCGCTAAGCATTCAGGATTTTTGGCGAAGATGGCACATTTCTCTTTCTACTTGGTTTAGAGATTATTTGTATATTCCTCTTGGTGGAAATCGTATCGGGAAAACTAGACAATTTTTTAATTTAATTTTGGTTTTTTTTTGTTGCGGTTTTTGGCATGGAGCCAGTTGGAACTTCCTAATCTGGGGTATATATCATGGATTCTTTTTAGTATTAGAACGTACTGGATACCAACGTATCCTACTAATGCTACCAATGTTTTCTAAGTTTTTGTTAAACTTTGCGTTAATTAATATCGGATGGGTATTTTTCCGAACTGAGACTTTGGCTGATTCTATTTCCTTCATTAAAGTATTGTTTGGTGAAAACGGAATAGGGATTCCTCAGATGATCTCAACCTTTGATTTTCGTTGGTTGTTGGGTATGCTAATTTCTTTAGTCTTTGCTTTTGAATGGCGTATTTTTAATATCGTAGCAAATAATGTATACTTATCGAGAGCATTTTCCGTAGGTGTGTTTATGGTCTCTATTTTTTTTCTTGTCGCTAATAATTATAATCCATTTATATATTTTAGGTTTTAA
- a CDS encoding SDR family oxidoreductase, with amino-acid sequence MDNLQKVKYLLTGATGFVGSFFRSKLDSQSVIFTSRSGGEGIESIDLINFDELEFFFGKCKPAILIHIAGNKDVNFCEKYPEEARKINVQATSHLVELCKKFDTKFIYLSTDYVFDGHKGNYKETDFPVPSSEYGKMKLESEKIIQGSGIDHIIIRSGALYGKNGKFYQWAVSSLKDNVEIEALTDSFFTPTLLDDLYEVTWKLLSIQFNGIVHIVGRDKVSRYQMIEKIAESLGISNPKLKPISIAESGLFFLPDLSLCPDKLNQELNIYTHSLKEGLDYLVKESEE; translated from the coding sequence TTGGATAATTTGCAAAAAGTAAAATACCTGCTAACTGGAGCAACGGGATTTGTTGGTTCTTTCTTTCGATCTAAATTAGATTCCCAAAGTGTTATATTTACTTCTAGATCGGGAGGAGAGGGGATAGAATCAATAGATTTAATAAACTTTGATGAATTAGAATTCTTTTTTGGTAAGTGCAAACCTGCTATATTGATCCATATCGCTGGAAACAAAGATGTGAATTTCTGCGAAAAGTATCCTGAAGAAGCTAGAAAAATAAATGTTCAGGCAACATCCCACCTGGTAGAATTATGTAAGAAATTTGATACAAAGTTTATCTACCTATCTACTGATTATGTTTTTGATGGACATAAGGGGAATTATAAAGAAACAGATTTTCCAGTTCCATCATCGGAATACGGTAAAATGAAACTTGAATCTGAAAAAATAATTCAAGGTTCCGGAATTGATCATATTATCATTCGATCAGGTGCATTGTATGGAAAAAATGGAAAATTCTATCAATGGGCTGTTTCTTCGTTAAAAGACAATGTTGAAATTGAAGCACTGACTGATTCTTTTTTTACTCCAACTCTCCTGGATGATCTTTATGAAGTAACATGGAAACTTTTATCTATTCAGTTTAATGGCATTGTACACATAGTGGGAAGAGATAAAGTCTCGCGGTATCAAATGATTGAAAAAATTGCAGAATCTTTAGGAATATCTAATCCAAAATTAAAACCAATCAGTATAGCAGAGTCGGGTCTTTTTTTCCTTCCGGATTTATCCTTATGTCCGGACAAGTTAAATCAAGAATTAAATATTTATACGCATAGTTTGAAAGAAGGTTTAGATTATCTTGTAAAGGAATCCGAGGAGTAA
- a CDS encoding alginate O-acetyltransferase AlgX-related protein — protein sequence MYKAVINSICILLLIPIFNLVFEFVGDIPSSEKKKEITIGDIIDSDFKKKFNLIEEAFERKFPARNWIIQKYNFFLWFMLESTPKRTVLRGQNNWLYIFLGKGANGRDYSYNESDFLAYKQGLEKLKNLCVSRNIKFYSAIVPEKFNIYPESLNWYDHSTIRSDKYFRIFNELAKTSEDTVFFHEELLSRKKSHNVYYKTDTHWNSVAAFDASNKLFAKMAQENDKIDPLREKEFNLIHIISSGRDIAEYLSLPRFFLDEEYVYIPNSNFMQRKNKLRVLVIHDSYFYPMFDFFRYQFAQVDVWNFVQKENPLNYDELLKFKPDILIFILLERHIGNYDKRVFGHL from the coding sequence ATGTACAAAGCGGTAATTAATTCAATCTGTATTCTCCTTTTAATTCCAATTTTCAATTTAGTATTTGAATTTGTTGGTGATATACCTTCGTCGGAGAAAAAAAAAGAAATTACAATTGGCGACATTATCGATTCCGATTTCAAAAAGAAATTCAATCTTATCGAAGAAGCCTTTGAAAGAAAATTTCCAGCAAGAAATTGGATAATTCAAAAATATAATTTCTTTCTTTGGTTTATGTTAGAATCGACGCCAAAGCGAACAGTTCTTAGAGGACAAAATAATTGGTTATATATTTTTTTAGGGAAGGGTGCCAATGGTAGAGATTACTCTTACAATGAGTCAGATTTTTTAGCGTATAAGCAAGGTTTGGAAAAATTAAAAAACCTCTGTGTTTCCCGCAATATCAAATTTTATTCTGCAATCGTTCCTGAAAAATTTAATATTTACCCAGAAAGTTTGAACTGGTACGATCATTCAACTATTAGAAGCGATAAGTATTTTAGAATTTTTAATGAATTAGCTAAAACTTCCGAGGATACTGTTTTTTTTCATGAAGAGTTGTTATCTCGCAAGAAGAGTCATAATGTATATTATAAAACTGACACACATTGGAATTCCGTTGCAGCTTTTGATGCTTCCAATAAACTATTTGCCAAGATGGCGCAAGAGAATGATAAAATTGATCCATTGCGTGAGAAGGAATTTAATTTGATTCATATAATCTCTTCTGGGCGAGACATTGCTGAATATTTGTCCCTCCCGAGATTTTTCTTAGACGAAGAGTATGTTTATATACCAAATTCAAACTTTATGCAGCGTAAAAATAAATTAAGGGTTTTAGTAATCCACGATTCCTATTTTTATCCGATGTTTGATTTTTTTCGTTATCAATTTGCTCAAGTTGATGTTTGGAACTTTGTTCAAAAGGAAAATCCTCTAAATTACGATGAACTCTTAAAATTTAAGCCGGATATTCTCATATTTATTTTGTTGGAAAGACATATTGGAAATTATGATAAAAGAGTGTTCGGTCACTTGTAG
- a CDS encoding 3-deoxy-manno-octulosonate cytidylyltransferase has translation MKIVVGIPARMGSTRFPGKPLANILGKTMLEHCYRRCALSKYTTDLFVAACDEEIKTEVLNFNGRVIMTDRNIQRPGLRVATAAEELNLDDEDIVVVVQGDEPLVHPEMIDLAIRPLIEEKDVYVSNLCAKIDKDEWMDPGEIKVVTDLSMNALFMSRAPIPSINHEEVRTDWWKQVCIMPFKWHFMKSFNHKLSPTPLELQESIEMNRAIQHGYKVRMVPSPFISKSVDTNEDRLKVEELMKSDPIFPLYSGK, from the coding sequence ATGAAAATAGTTGTTGGTATTCCGGCTCGAATGGGTTCTACAAGATTTCCTGGAAAACCTTTAGCAAATATATTGGGAAAAACAATGCTCGAACATTGTTACCGTAGATGCGCGTTAAGCAAATATACTACAGATCTTTTTGTAGCTGCTTGCGATGAAGAAATTAAAACTGAAGTTTTGAATTTTAATGGAAGGGTCATCATGACCGATCGGAATATTCAACGGCCAGGTCTTCGAGTTGCAACAGCTGCTGAAGAATTGAATTTAGACGACGAGGATATTGTCGTAGTTGTTCAAGGTGATGAGCCGTTAGTCCATCCTGAAATGATTGATCTTGCAATTAGACCGTTAATTGAGGAGAAGGATGTTTATGTTTCCAATCTTTGTGCAAAAATTGACAAGGACGAATGGATGGATCCAGGTGAAATTAAAGTAGTGACTGATTTATCAATGAACGCTTTATTTATGTCCCGGGCACCAATTCCCTCGATAAATCATGAAGAGGTAAGAACTGACTGGTGGAAACAAGTATGTATTATGCCTTTTAAGTGGCATTTTATGAAATCTTTTAATCACAAGTTATCGCCTACACCTCTTGAGTTACAAGAGTCAATAGAAATGAATCGAGCCATTCAACATGGATACAAAGTAAGAATGGTTCCCTCACCGTTTATCTCTAAATCTGTTGATACAAACGAGGATCGATTAAAGGTTGAAGAGTTAATGAAATCAGATCCGATATTTCCATTATATTCAGGTAAATAA
- a CDS encoding DegT/DnrJ/EryC1/StrS family aminotransferase: protein MENFIPVCEPSLLGNEKKYILDAVETGWISSAGKYVTEFESQFAKYCGVDHGIGVCNGTVAIHLALVALGIGKGDEVIIPNFTMIATAFAVCYTGATPVFIDADQNTWNIDVTKIEEKITSNTKAIIPVHIMGLVCDMDVINDIAKRYNLFVIEDAAEAHGAEYKGKKAGSMSDIATFSFFANKNLTTGEGGMVVTNDKELSSKSRYYKNLCFPLEGGREYKHSDIGFNYRLSNLHAAIGLAQLENVEKYTEMRITNFNEYNAKLSQIEGISTQIWDPMKYKHVHWMNAVVINPDKYGRNRDELMMLLREKGIDSRKLFSGMHSQKALNDYGCQSKGNYSVTEDLSENGMYLPSSSTLSKTQISYVCEVIASLRK, encoded by the coding sequence GTGGAAAACTTTATTCCTGTTTGCGAACCGTCACTTCTTGGTAATGAAAAAAAGTATATTTTAGACGCAGTAGAAACTGGCTGGATTTCCTCAGCTGGAAAATATGTTACTGAATTTGAATCACAATTTGCTAAGTATTGCGGGGTTGATCATGGTATCGGAGTTTGTAATGGAACAGTTGCGATTCATTTGGCTCTAGTCGCCTTAGGAATAGGTAAAGGCGATGAAGTGATTATCCCTAATTTTACAATGATTGCAACTGCCTTTGCTGTCTGTTATACGGGCGCTACACCTGTGTTTATCGATGCTGATCAAAATACATGGAATATTGATGTAACAAAAATTGAAGAAAAAATCACATCAAATACGAAAGCCATTATTCCCGTACATATTATGGGCTTAGTTTGTGATATGGATGTGATCAATGACATTGCAAAGAGGTATAATCTATTTGTGATTGAAGATGCCGCCGAGGCACATGGTGCGGAATATAAAGGGAAAAAAGCTGGATCGATGAGTGATATTGCTACCTTTAGTTTTTTTGCAAATAAAAATCTTACCACCGGAGAAGGTGGAATGGTAGTGACAAACGACAAAGAACTTTCATCAAAATCTCGTTATTATAAGAATTTATGTTTCCCTTTGGAGGGTGGTCGCGAATACAAGCACTCTGATATTGGTTTTAACTATCGTTTGTCTAATTTACATGCGGCGATTGGCTTGGCTCAATTGGAGAATGTTGAAAAGTATACTGAGATGAGAATCACCAATTTCAATGAATATAATGCTAAGCTAAGTCAGATAGAAGGTATATCTACTCAAATATGGGATCCAATGAAGTATAAACATGTTCATTGGATGAATGCCGTTGTGATTAATCCCGATAAATATGGAAGGAATCGAGACGAACTTATGATGCTTCTTAGAGAAAAAGGAATTGATTCAAGGAAACTTTTTTCGGGAATGCATTCGCAAAAAGCACTTAACGATTATGGTTGTCAAAGCAAAGGAAATTATTCGGTGACAGAAGATTTAAGTGAAAATGGAATGTATCTCCCGTCTTCAAGCACACTTTCTAAAACGCAGATATCATACGTTTGTGAAGTGATTGCAAGTTTACGAAAATGA
- a CDS encoding HpcH/HpaI aldolase family protein: protein MSFNILEKLKRGKEVFGTWCMIPSSFTVDVIARTGLDFIVIDLEHGSISLETCEEMVKSSILHNCHPIVRVGDDQENTILHALETGCEGILVPHVSKVEKAKAIVEAARYFPYGKRGLSPYTRCHGYTHVDLAESMKKHGESTFVGILVEGQEGINNLPKIAEVEGIDCIYLGMYDISQSVGLPGQLEHPDVINQVEKCLKIILSSGKTAGTFVRDIQTAKLYRTMGFKFLAFVADSYSMTTFYKNSVTEFHSK from the coding sequence ATGAGTTTTAATATTTTAGAAAAACTAAAAAGAGGAAAGGAAGTATTTGGAACTTGGTGTATGATTCCTTCCTCTTTTACGGTAGACGTAATTGCAAGGACAGGATTAGATTTTATCGTCATTGATTTAGAGCATGGTTCTATATCGCTAGAGACATGCGAGGAGATGGTAAAAAGCTCTATTCTTCACAATTGCCATCCGATTGTGCGTGTTGGAGATGATCAAGAAAACACAATTCTACATGCTTTGGAAACAGGGTGTGAAGGCATCCTTGTACCACATGTTTCAAAAGTTGAAAAGGCAAAAGCAATTGTCGAAGCGGCTAGATATTTTCCCTATGGAAAAAGAGGGCTAAGTCCTTACACTCGTTGTCATGGATATACGCATGTAGATTTAGCAGAATCGATGAAAAAGCATGGTGAATCAACTTTTGTCGGTATTCTTGTCGAAGGCCAGGAAGGTATTAATAATTTACCAAAAATTGCTGAAGTTGAAGGAATTGATTGTATCTATTTGGGTATGTACGATATATCCCAGTCTGTTGGATTGCCCGGACAATTGGAACATCCTGATGTAATAAACCAAGTAGAAAAATGTTTGAAAATTATTTTAAGCTCAGGGAAAACGGCAGGCACTTTCGTTAGAGATATTCAAACCGCAAAGTTATATAGAACCATGGGATTTAAATTTTTAGCATTTGTAGCTGATAGTTATTCCATGACAACTTTCTATAAAAATTCTGTAACTGAATTTCATTCCAAATGA
- a CDS encoding 6-hydroxymethylpterin diphosphokinase MptE-like protein: MILIRIFRFLIRILKRVLQQFSYKLRRFLANYGISFIANDNRYYRLKNRYKGSECFIVGNGPSLRSEDLNWLREKKIPSFGVNKIHLIYPQTNWRPNFYVCEDIPVLETIKEEVNAQSEFIKFLMKIPGINFDKNTIYINRVSSEFTDMDFFTEPVPFLFCGQTVIYICLQLALFMGFKKIYLLGIDFSWNFDDADPDQEGFSILKSDSPHFVKNYFQKGEKQYLVTREHFEYMVRILYFAKEILNDLGVEVFNATRGGKLEVFPRVSIETLKADC, encoded by the coding sequence ATGATTTTGATTAGAATTTTCCGATTTTTGATTCGGATTCTGAAGAGAGTTCTTCAGCAATTTTCTTATAAATTAAGAAGGTTTTTAGCAAATTATGGGATTTCTTTCATTGCCAATGACAATAGATATTATCGATTAAAAAATCGTTATAAAGGTTCTGAATGTTTTATTGTTGGTAATGGTCCAAGCCTGAGATCTGAAGATCTAAATTGGCTCCGGGAAAAAAAAATCCCATCGTTTGGTGTAAACAAAATTCATCTAATCTATCCACAAACCAATTGGAGACCCAATTTTTATGTCTGCGAAGATATTCCTGTTCTTGAAACAATAAAAGAAGAAGTTAATGCACAAAGTGAGTTCATTAAATTTCTTATGAAAATTCCAGGAATAAATTTTGATAAAAATACAATATATATCAATAGAGTTTCTTCAGAGTTTACTGATATGGATTTTTTCACTGAGCCAGTACCGTTTTTATTTTGTGGACAAACAGTAATTTATATCTGCCTCCAACTTGCTCTATTTATGGGATTTAAGAAAATATACCTATTGGGAATTGATTTTAGTTGGAATTTTGACGATGCTGATCCAGACCAAGAGGGTTTCTCAATTTTGAAATCGGACTCTCCTCACTTTGTAAAAAACTATTTTCAGAAAGGGGAGAAACAGTATCTTGTGACTCGTGAACATTTTGAATACATGGTACGTATTCTTTACTTTGCAAAAGAAATTCTTAACGACTTAGGAGTCGAAGTTTTTAACGCAACGAGAGGAGGTAAGTTAGAAGTTTTTCCCCGAGTTTCGATCGAAACTTTAAAGGCTGATTGCTGA
- a CDS encoding fumarylacetoacetate hydrolase family protein translates to MKFLRFQYNNEVFYGRYEVEKIVAIDRAPWLGETKDLFAVAEDQIQLLNPCTPNKIVGVALNYPGVAKGEENSEPLVFLKSNSKIVAHKGTVSNPFVNTKVWGECELAIVIGSESFQLTSANASEKIFGYTIGNDITAENFGGRDHHLAKSKAADSFCALGPYIDTEFKPSEQIIKGFHNGELLREGKLSERLWLESELLIWLTSWMTLEPGDVVLTGAPNRIRERIYLEDGDEFISSISGLGELAVSFRNLYA, encoded by the coding sequence ATGAAATTTCTTAGATTTCAGTATAATAATGAAGTTTTCTACGGGAGATATGAAGTTGAAAAAATTGTCGCGATTGATCGAGCTCCTTGGTTAGGGGAAACGAAGGATTTGTTTGCTGTAGCCGAAGATCAGATTCAATTGTTGAACCCATGTACGCCAAATAAAATAGTCGGTGTTGCTTTGAATTATCCAGGTGTTGCTAAAGGAGAAGAAAACTCGGAGCCTTTAGTTTTTTTGAAGTCAAATTCTAAAATTGTCGCACATAAAGGAACAGTTAGTAATCCATTTGTTAATACAAAAGTTTGGGGTGAGTGCGAATTAGCAATCGTTATTGGTTCGGAATCTTTTCAGCTAACTTCCGCTAATGCTTCAGAAAAGATTTTTGGTTATACGATAGGTAATGATATTACTGCTGAGAACTTTGGGGGTCGAGATCATCATCTAGCTAAATCAAAAGCAGCAGACAGCTTTTGTGCTCTTGGGCCATATATTGATACTGAATTTAAACCAAGTGAACAAATAATAAAAGGGTTTCATAATGGTGAATTGCTTAGAGAGGGCAAACTTTCTGAGCGACTATGGTTGGAATCTGAACTTTTAATTTGGTTAACTTCTTGGATGACCCTAGAGCCTGGCGATGTTGTACTAACAGGGGCACCAAATAGAATACGTGAGCGTATCTATTTGGAAGATGGCGATGAATTTATTAGTAGCATTAGTGGACTTGGCGAGTTAGCAGTCTCTTTCAGGAATCTGTATGCTTGA
- a CDS encoding class I SAM-dependent methyltransferase, whose product MKKRILVNLGCGSRFHQDWLNFDFVSRSKDVIAVDLRKGIPVEDSTVSVIYSSHVLEHFSRGKVNHFLQEIYRSLEPGGILRIVVPDLEQIVRAYIEQLDRAKNGNNSALVRADWLVHELLDQIQRNVSGGETIQWWNQDPIPEADYIYERLGDEFYNYIGSKDQVNRELSFIVRSKIMVRSMIRILFDFLLKAMGYSWEMAEIGKFRLSGEVHYWMYDSVSLGQLLKANHFANIKVCRSDESAIPNFSSYNLDIDENGKTRKPDSLFIEATKES is encoded by the coding sequence ATGAAAAAAAGAATATTAGTAAATTTAGGTTGTGGATCACGTTTTCATCAGGACTGGTTAAATTTTGATTTTGTTTCAAGATCAAAAGATGTAATAGCAGTTGATCTTAGAAAAGGAATTCCGGTTGAAGACTCTACTGTTTCGGTTATTTATTCCTCGCATGTGTTGGAGCATTTTTCTAGAGGCAAAGTTAACCATTTTTTGCAAGAAATTTATCGTTCTTTGGAACCAGGTGGAATCTTGCGTATCGTTGTACCTGATTTGGAACAAATTGTTCGAGCATATATAGAGCAATTAGATAGAGCTAAGAATGGAAATAATTCAGCTCTTGTTCGAGCCGATTGGTTGGTTCATGAGCTTTTGGATCAGATACAAAGAAATGTTTCCGGTGGTGAAACCATTCAATGGTGGAACCAAGATCCAATTCCAGAGGCAGATTATATATATGAAAGGTTGGGAGACGAATTCTATAATTATATAGGGTCGAAGGATCAAGTTAACCGTGAGTTATCTTTCATTGTACGTAGTAAGATTATGGTTCGGTCAATGATTAGAATCCTGTTTGATTTCCTTTTAAAAGCAATGGGATATTCTTGGGAGATGGCCGAAATTGGCAAGTTTCGTCTTAGTGGTGAAGTTCACTACTGGATGTATGATTCGGTTTCCTTGGGACAGCTACTAAAAGCTAATCATTTTGCAAATATCAAAGTTTGTCGTTCGGACGAATCAGCTATCCCCAATTTCAGTTCTTACAATTTAGATATTGATGAAAACGGTAAAACAAGAAAGCCAGATTCTTTATTTATTGAAGCCACTAAAGAATCTTGA